One region of Oncorhynchus mykiss isolate Arlee chromosome 8, USDA_OmykA_1.1, whole genome shotgun sequence genomic DNA includes:
- the cdca4 gene encoding cell division cycle-associated protein 4 isoform X2, producing the protein MANMYSKGTKRKFSDGVDNKAVAASYSLQRQSLLDMSLLKLQLCHMLAEPNLCRSVLIANTVRQIQEEMAHDGSWQVVTEALGGSGHGPSDRLVDTEVLCQSLEQQDGGPRLYSVMGYDGCREEEVVTDKALCSVVVGDRSPALLLGTIGHCWDRGELRVEDGVSKDSGMGDEEGTRSGEGAKMATGQVFGTFEIKNGAPGSDPALEELFSDVDASYYDLDTMLTGMQSAPKMGPYDFLDSLASSHGSVSNSSCRADLNELDHIMEIIVGS; encoded by the exons AT GGCTAACATGTACTCCAAAGGCACCAAACGCAAGTTCTCTGATGGTGTGGACAACAAGGCGGTGGCGGCATCCTATAGCCTGCAGCGCCAGTCCCTGCTGGACATGTCCCTGCTCAAGCTGCAGCTGTGCCACATGCTGGCGGAGCCCAACCTGTGTCGCTCGGTGCTCATCGCCAACACGGTGCGCCAGATCCAGGAGGAGATGGCCCACGACGGCAGCTGGCAGGTGGTCACAGAGGCCTTAGGTGGCTCTGGCCATGGCCCATCTGACCGCTTGGTGGACACCGAGGTTCTGTGCCAGTCGCTGGAGCAGCAGGACGGTGGGCCTAGGCTATACTCAGTGATGGGCTACGACGGCTGCCGTGAGGAGGAAGTGGTGACGGACAAGGCACTGTGTTCTGTGGTGGTTGGCGACAGGTCCCCGGCCCTCCTGTTGGGGACCATTGGCCACTGCTGGGACAGGGGGGAACTGAGAGTGGAGGATGGGGTCAGCAAAGACTCAGGTATGGGGGACGAGGAGGGGACGAGGTCTGGGGAGGGGGCTAAAATGGCAACGGGGCAGGTGTTTGGGACTTTTGAGATCAAGAACGGTGCCCCCGGGTCAGACCCGGCACTAGAGGAGCTGTTCTCTGACGTTGATGCCTCATATTATGATTTGGACACCATGCTGACAGGCATGCAGAGTGCCCCCAAGATGGGGCCTTACGACTTTCTGGACAGCTTGGCCTCCTCACACGGCTCTGTGTCCAACTCCAGCTGTAGAGCCGATCTCAATGAACTTGACCACATTATGGAGATCATTGTGGGCTCATAG
- the cdca4 gene encoding cell division cycle-associated protein 4 isoform X1, which produces MRKRGSRSIYMPVHRRRKGREKANMYSKGTKRKFSDGVDNKAVAASYSLQRQSLLDMSLLKLQLCHMLAEPNLCRSVLIANTVRQIQEEMAHDGSWQVVTEALGGSGHGPSDRLVDTEVLCQSLEQQDGGPRLYSVMGYDGCREEEVVTDKALCSVVVGDRSPALLLGTIGHCWDRGELRVEDGVSKDSGMGDEEGTRSGEGAKMATGQVFGTFEIKNGAPGSDPALEELFSDVDASYYDLDTMLTGMQSAPKMGPYDFLDSLASSHGSVSNSSCRADLNELDHIMEIIVGS; this is translated from the exons ATGAGAAAAAGAGGAAGCCGCTCCATATATATGCCTGTGCATCGCCGTAGGAAAGGTAGAGAAAA GGCTAACATGTACTCCAAAGGCACCAAACGCAAGTTCTCTGATGGTGTGGACAACAAGGCGGTGGCGGCATCCTATAGCCTGCAGCGCCAGTCCCTGCTGGACATGTCCCTGCTCAAGCTGCAGCTGTGCCACATGCTGGCGGAGCCCAACCTGTGTCGCTCGGTGCTCATCGCCAACACGGTGCGCCAGATCCAGGAGGAGATGGCCCACGACGGCAGCTGGCAGGTGGTCACAGAGGCCTTAGGTGGCTCTGGCCATGGCCCATCTGACCGCTTGGTGGACACCGAGGTTCTGTGCCAGTCGCTGGAGCAGCAGGACGGTGGGCCTAGGCTATACTCAGTGATGGGCTACGACGGCTGCCGTGAGGAGGAAGTGGTGACGGACAAGGCACTGTGTTCTGTGGTGGTTGGCGACAGGTCCCCGGCCCTCCTGTTGGGGACCATTGGCCACTGCTGGGACAGGGGGGAACTGAGAGTGGAGGATGGGGTCAGCAAAGACTCAGGTATGGGGGACGAGGAGGGGACGAGGTCTGGGGAGGGGGCTAAAATGGCAACGGGGCAGGTGTTTGGGACTTTTGAGATCAAGAACGGTGCCCCCGGGTCAGACCCGGCACTAGAGGAGCTGTTCTCTGACGTTGATGCCTCATATTATGATTTGGACACCATGCTGACAGGCATGCAGAGTGCCCCCAAGATGGGGCCTTACGACTTTCTGGACAGCTTGGCCTCCTCACACGGCTCTGTGTCCAACTCCAGCTGTAGAGCCGATCTCAATGAACTTGACCACATTATGGAGATCATTGTGGGCTCATAG
- the cdca4 gene encoding cell division cycle-associated protein 4 isoform X3: MYSKGTKRKFSDGVDNKAVAASYSLQRQSLLDMSLLKLQLCHMLAEPNLCRSVLIANTVRQIQEEMAHDGSWQVVTEALGGSGHGPSDRLVDTEVLCQSLEQQDGGPRLYSVMGYDGCREEEVVTDKALCSVVVGDRSPALLLGTIGHCWDRGELRVEDGVSKDSGMGDEEGTRSGEGAKMATGQVFGTFEIKNGAPGSDPALEELFSDVDASYYDLDTMLTGMQSAPKMGPYDFLDSLASSHGSVSNSSCRADLNELDHIMEIIVGS; encoded by the coding sequence ATGTACTCCAAAGGCACCAAACGCAAGTTCTCTGATGGTGTGGACAACAAGGCGGTGGCGGCATCCTATAGCCTGCAGCGCCAGTCCCTGCTGGACATGTCCCTGCTCAAGCTGCAGCTGTGCCACATGCTGGCGGAGCCCAACCTGTGTCGCTCGGTGCTCATCGCCAACACGGTGCGCCAGATCCAGGAGGAGATGGCCCACGACGGCAGCTGGCAGGTGGTCACAGAGGCCTTAGGTGGCTCTGGCCATGGCCCATCTGACCGCTTGGTGGACACCGAGGTTCTGTGCCAGTCGCTGGAGCAGCAGGACGGTGGGCCTAGGCTATACTCAGTGATGGGCTACGACGGCTGCCGTGAGGAGGAAGTGGTGACGGACAAGGCACTGTGTTCTGTGGTGGTTGGCGACAGGTCCCCGGCCCTCCTGTTGGGGACCATTGGCCACTGCTGGGACAGGGGGGAACTGAGAGTGGAGGATGGGGTCAGCAAAGACTCAGGTATGGGGGACGAGGAGGGGACGAGGTCTGGGGAGGGGGCTAAAATGGCAACGGGGCAGGTGTTTGGGACTTTTGAGATCAAGAACGGTGCCCCCGGGTCAGACCCGGCACTAGAGGAGCTGTTCTCTGACGTTGATGCCTCATATTATGATTTGGACACCATGCTGACAGGCATGCAGAGTGCCCCCAAGATGGGGCCTTACGACTTTCTGGACAGCTTGGCCTCCTCACACGGCTCTGTGTCCAACTCCAGCTGTAGAGCCGATCTCAATGAACTTGACCACATTATGGAGATCATTGTGGGCTCATAG